A single Pseudoalteromonas rubra DNA region contains:
- a CDS encoding YcaO-like family protein, protein MKHYSIKPEAFLFKEDKNLYIIHNDREYLIPLKALSDLQITENGIRVECSDVEKMLLGSDLISEQDTRSYKPETFLTGINLTSLSTSALTSQICINTFDIIANEITDPRIDELVMNHEITRVIIPTTQLPQVIIGRNKAEMLRLINTSREIYLNTRPLRRRLFKKGVDFTRDLKVSHESLNKLICISSYGWSYVSESDALKTWSPVKKFIPDQDKVVNKHSGFRVVNKEETLKNIEVIVDPIFGCLCFHGKINNNTDKDGSKTYFSTFCEHPVDSDSISNESLYYTAMGKGIDDKQSKVSSLCEAIERMSSNFDDSINAIEAKQSELENCLKLAELTPFSQAQYKKFAQRIAQGTQSIYEVEEYLDQPIHWTKCKDLFDQEYWVPINFVYKNTPYPSRFVKFYHNGGAAGNSVEEALLQGTLELIERDAVAIWWYNKSIVPRLSLDDLGEELISQIELFFGQKYNLWLLDLTSDIGIPVVAAISLNTENSEVTLSFGCHLDLIIAKQRAITELFQVHEIKDINTSPFSFSDIKLESYIIGSPEKKNTEISLRYNFKSISDSLNFIVNKLRRVGVNLYYVDQSKDNLPLYAVKVIAPNLCHFFPYLGSERLYTVPVKMGFIEKARNESELNKLELLI, encoded by the coding sequence ATGAAGCATTACTCTATAAAACCTGAAGCTTTTCTTTTCAAAGAAGACAAAAATCTATACATAATACATAATGATAGAGAATACTTGATTCCATTAAAAGCGCTCTCAGATTTACAAATAACTGAAAATGGGATCCGGGTTGAATGCAGTGATGTTGAGAAAATGCTACTTGGCAGCGACCTAATTTCAGAGCAAGATACAAGATCATACAAGCCTGAAACCTTCCTTACAGGGATAAATCTCACATCTTTGTCGACAAGCGCACTCACAAGTCAAATATGCATAAATACATTTGACATCATAGCTAACGAAATAACAGATCCCAGAATTGATGAGTTAGTTATGAACCATGAGATAACTCGCGTCATAATTCCAACCACTCAATTGCCACAGGTAATTATAGGAAGAAATAAGGCAGAAATGCTTCGCCTGATAAATACATCTCGAGAAATTTACCTTAATACTAGACCTTTAAGAAGAAGGCTATTTAAAAAAGGGGTTGATTTTACAAGAGACCTAAAGGTTTCCCATGAGTCATTAAATAAACTCATTTGTATATCTAGCTATGGTTGGTCATATGTTTCCGAGAGTGATGCATTAAAAACATGGAGTCCAGTAAAAAAGTTCATACCAGATCAGGATAAAGTGGTTAACAAGCACTCCGGCTTTAGAGTAGTCAATAAAGAAGAGACATTAAAGAATATTGAAGTAATAGTAGACCCAATATTCGGATGCCTTTGTTTCCATGGAAAAATAAACAACAATACGGACAAAGATGGGAGTAAAACCTACTTTTCTACTTTTTGCGAGCACCCTGTAGACTCAGACAGCATCAGCAATGAATCTTTATACTACACAGCAATGGGGAAAGGTATAGATGACAAGCAATCAAAAGTAAGCTCACTTTGCGAAGCAATTGAACGCATGTCATCAAATTTTGACGACTCTATCAATGCTATCGAAGCAAAGCAAAGTGAATTAGAAAACTGCCTAAAGCTTGCTGAGTTAACACCATTCAGCCAAGCTCAATACAAAAAATTTGCACAACGAATAGCTCAAGGCACTCAGTCAATATATGAGGTGGAGGAGTACTTAGATCAGCCAATTCATTGGACAAAGTGCAAAGATCTATTCGACCAAGAGTACTGGGTTCCTATAAACTTTGTCTACAAGAATACGCCATATCCGTCTCGCTTTGTGAAGTTCTATCATAATGGAGGCGCCGCGGGAAATAGTGTGGAAGAGGCTTTACTGCAGGGTACATTGGAACTAATAGAAAGAGATGCCGTTGCTATATGGTGGTACAACAAATCAATAGTACCTAGACTAAGCTTAGACGACCTTGGTGAAGAATTAATAAGCCAGATTGAGCTATTTTTCGGTCAAAAATACAACCTCTGGTTGCTTGATCTAACATCTGATATCGGTATTCCTGTTGTAGCTGCTATTTCATTAAATACTGAAAACAGTGAAGTAACACTCTCATTCGGGTGCCATTTAGACCTAATAATAGCAAAACAGAGAGCCATAACGGAGCTTTTTCAAGTTCACGAAATTAAAGATATAAATACATCCCCTTTCAGTTTTTCTGATATTAAATTGGAAAGTTATATCATCGGCAGCCCAGAGAAAAAGAACACCGAAATATCTCTTCGATACAACTTCAAAAGTATTTCAGATTCATTGAATTTTATAGTAAATAAGCTTAGGCGTGTCGGTGTAAATTTATACTATGTAGACCAATCCAAAGACAATCTACCACTTTACGCTGTGAAAGTTATCGCCCCCAACTTATGCCACTTTTTTCCTTACTTAGGTTCAGAAAGGCTCTATACTGTACCAGTGAAAATGGGGTTTATAGAAAAGGCAAGAAATGAAAGTGAACTAAATAAATTAGAGCTTCTAATATAA
- a CDS encoding YcaO-like family protein — translation MAWIFASRPLDLFMDKFGKGKGRLLSFPKIPKQLCSLVNTLDCVEALVFDIQHGSSARYNFDNLERIPHSNSTSELSLKSTPITYDADGGSRAYKAEDTLKKLAPFIGRQLGYIFPENKLSSPLDSIKLFTSGFYKCPMKAPKLISGADFAQQTLGKGVTHQQSKASALCEAVERKNAQYVGDELTQVAQAKQLDARSYRFSQLLPYSQQQYARFSDPADSESQRKQAALSYTGEAVNWTALWSLTCDEKVFVPTVCCFANTPFEEDRFGKWHSNGCAAGNNLEEAILQALFELLERDATAIWWYNRLPRPQFELNGLDPDYLAPLHQTITAEHDYWVLDLTVDTGVPVMAAIGRNKATQGYVFGFGCHLKPEMAAQRALTELCQLIPIRDQNGAPFDFDAITDASFLQPEANAPRASYQLTQSGDLKDDILAIVEQLKNLDMETLALDYSRSPIPLSTAKVFVPGLCHIWPQLGNPRLYETPVKLGWLDKALTEKTINQQGLYI, via the coding sequence TTGGCATGGATTTTTGCCAGCCGGCCACTCGACCTCTTTATGGATAAGTTTGGTAAAGGCAAAGGTCGCTTGCTGTCTTTCCCGAAAATACCAAAACAGCTATGCTCGCTAGTTAATACCCTCGACTGCGTTGAAGCGTTGGTTTTTGATATTCAGCATGGCTCATCTGCCAGGTATAATTTTGATAATTTGGAGCGTATACCGCACTCTAATAGCACGTCTGAATTATCTCTTAAAAGCACTCCAATAACCTATGACGCAGATGGTGGTTCAAGGGCTTATAAAGCAGAAGACACACTCAAAAAACTTGCACCATTTATTGGCCGCCAACTGGGTTATATTTTTCCTGAAAATAAACTGTCCTCTCCTTTGGACTCAATTAAGTTATTTACTTCAGGATTTTACAAATGTCCTATGAAAGCTCCAAAGCTAATTAGTGGTGCCGATTTTGCCCAACAAACGCTCGGCAAAGGCGTCACGCACCAACAATCTAAGGCCAGTGCATTATGCGAAGCAGTCGAACGTAAGAATGCACAGTATGTGGGCGATGAGCTAACTCAAGTCGCACAGGCCAAACAGCTGGACGCCCGCAGTTATCGCTTTTCTCAGTTGTTACCCTACAGCCAGCAGCAGTATGCACGTTTCTCGGACCCCGCTGATTCTGAATCTCAGCGTAAGCAAGCCGCACTTTCCTATACTGGAGAGGCTGTCAATTGGACTGCTCTGTGGTCGCTTACATGCGATGAAAAAGTCTTTGTGCCCACCGTTTGCTGCTTTGCCAATACACCGTTTGAAGAAGACCGCTTTGGCAAATGGCATTCTAATGGCTGTGCCGCCGGTAATAATCTCGAAGAGGCAATTTTACAGGCTTTATTTGAGTTGCTTGAGCGTGATGCGACTGCTATCTGGTGGTACAACCGCCTGCCACGCCCGCAATTTGAGTTAAACGGTCTGGACCCGGATTATCTGGCACCGCTGCACCAAACAATCACCGCTGAACACGACTATTGGGTGCTGGACCTCACCGTGGATACCGGCGTGCCCGTAATGGCAGCGATTGGCCGTAACAAAGCAACTCAGGGGTATGTATTTGGCTTCGGCTGCCACTTAAAACCCGAAATGGCCGCACAACGCGCGCTCACTGAGTTATGTCAGCTTATTCCTATCCGGGACCAAAATGGTGCCCCCTTTGATTTTGATGCCATTACCGATGCTAGTTTCCTTCAGCCTGAGGCCAATGCACCTCGTGCAAGCTATCAGCTAACACAAAGCGGTGATCTGAAGGATGATATTCTGGCCATTGTTGAACAGTTAAAAAACCTGGATATGGAAACACTGGCACTGGACTATTCCCGCTCGCCTATTCCACTGAGCACTGCTAAAGTCTTTGTACCCGGGCTGTGCCACATCTGGCCACAACTAGGTAATCCACGGCTTTATGAGACACCTGTCAAACTCGGTTGGCTGGATAAAGCATTGACGGAGAAAACGATTAATCAGCAAGGGTTGTATATTTAA
- the asnB gene encoding asparagine synthase (glutamine-hydrolyzing) has product MCGILASISNRNNTNDLITSLELLNHRGPDQQNFYYDEIAGVFIGHKRLSINGGSSAHQPILSEYSAWVCAVNGEIYNDAAHLEKSGAPFTSRSDSEIALRGVELFGVNYLDELEGEFALCLYNRKTEKLYLARDRNGSKPLYYYHNGDCFIAASEIKALLSAGVPAVWNKHYLVAKERFLVGAKETFVKGVFSVPPGHIVEYTDSELKSYPFCKKSPFYADLFKQCDISYEQATLEFSQQFEQAVNKRIPQERFACYLSSGIDSSYISALSARLSDKAESFSIGFSNSPLDESLAAERLAKQLGIKHHTLQLDHSDLIGSFEKSIYHAESIVPNLNVAAKYLLSRKVQECGIRIALTGEGADESLLGYQFFQYDLNSPLTRQGEHTPLFEGQSILESALNFTPSAILSATSNFQLFKALRSADFSDTCYTTHLTAPHSDIITSSIGYSQWLHYNTVYQDYNLLALGDKTELANSIEGRQPFLDNSLVAFIHSLPTAFKYCNGKNKRILRDAFTVNFPHLHVEQIKKPFLAPTNLTKNITLYLLDELYELSNRESQLGIYDIDKVITFFESVVKSRTQLDFSEDIVVCHFLSILFLQKHFNLEA; this is encoded by the coding sequence ATGTGTGGAATATTAGCCTCCATTAGCAATCGAAATAACACAAATGACCTCATTACGTCTTTAGAGCTATTGAATCACCGAGGTCCAGATCAACAGAATTTTTATTATGATGAAATTGCAGGAGTTTTTATAGGTCATAAACGACTATCAATAAACGGAGGTTCAAGTGCTCATCAGCCTATACTTTCTGAGTACAGCGCATGGGTTTGCGCTGTAAATGGAGAAATATATAATGATGCTGCGCATCTCGAAAAGTCAGGAGCACCTTTTACATCAAGGTCGGATAGTGAAATAGCATTAAGAGGCGTTGAGCTATTTGGTGTTAATTATCTTGATGAACTAGAGGGTGAGTTTGCACTATGTTTATATAACCGAAAAACTGAAAAGCTCTACCTTGCCCGAGACAGAAATGGCAGCAAGCCACTCTACTACTATCATAATGGCGATTGTTTTATAGCCGCGTCAGAAATTAAAGCTTTGCTATCTGCGGGTGTACCTGCGGTATGGAATAAGCACTATTTAGTTGCAAAAGAACGGTTTTTAGTAGGTGCCAAAGAAACATTTGTAAAAGGAGTCTTTTCTGTCCCCCCTGGTCATATAGTTGAGTACACAGATAGTGAGCTAAAAAGCTATCCATTTTGCAAGAAGTCTCCTTTTTACGCCGATTTATTTAAACAGTGTGATATTTCTTACGAACAGGCTACACTGGAGTTTAGCCAGCAGTTTGAGCAAGCCGTGAACAAAAGAATACCTCAAGAACGTTTTGCTTGTTACTTAAGCTCTGGCATAGACTCATCATACATCAGCGCTTTATCAGCTCGACTGAGTGATAAAGCTGAATCATTCAGTATTGGGTTCTCTAATAGTCCACTAGATGAAAGCCTGGCAGCTGAAAGATTGGCTAAGCAGCTTGGAATAAAACACCATACACTTCAACTAGATCACAGCGATCTCATTGGATCATTTGAAAAATCTATCTATCATGCAGAATCGATAGTGCCAAATTTAAATGTTGCCGCCAAATACCTGTTGAGCCGTAAAGTACAAGAATGCGGGATTAGAATTGCACTAACAGGAGAAGGGGCTGATGAATCATTGCTTGGCTATCAGTTTTTCCAATATGATTTGAATTCTCCTCTAACACGACAGGGCGAACACACTCCGCTTTTTGAAGGTCAAAGCATACTTGAGTCTGCATTGAATTTTACACCCAGCGCAATTTTAAGTGCTACGTCAAACTTTCAGTTATTCAAAGCTTTGCGCTCTGCTGACTTCTCTGATACTTGTTACACAACGCACTTAACCGCACCGCACAGTGACATAATTACCTCCTCCATTGGATACAGCCAATGGCTTCACTATAACACTGTATATCAGGACTATAACTTGCTTGCTCTGGGAGATAAAACTGAACTGGCAAACTCAATAGAAGGCCGCCAGCCTTTCCTGGATAACTCATTAGTCGCTTTCATTCACTCACTCCCAACTGCCTTCAAGTATTGCAACGGTAAAAATAAGAGAATTTTAAGAGATGCATTTACTGTAAATTTCCCTCATTTGCATGTAGAGCAAATCAAAAAACCTTTTTTAGCCCCGACTAACTTAACCAAAAACATTACACTTTATCTGCTAGATGAATTATATGAATTGTCTAACAGAGAATCACAATTGGGTATTTACGATATAGATAAAGTCATCACCTTTTTTGAGTCTGTTGTAAAAAGTCGGACTCAGTTAGACTTTTCAGAAGACATTGTTGTTTGCCACTTCCTAAGTATTCTGTTTTTGCAAAAACACTTTAATTTAGAAGCGTAA